Proteins encoded in a region of the Labeo rohita strain BAU-BD-2019 chromosome 22, IGBB_LRoh.1.0, whole genome shotgun sequence genome:
- the dnal4b gene encoding dynein, axonemal, light chain 4b, which translates to MAETVDGKKDEADYKRLHSFPLIRHTDMSEEMRVETMELCVTACEKFATNNESAAKMIKESMDKKFGSSWHVVIGEGFGFEITHEVKNLLYMFFGGGLAVCVWKCS; encoded by the exons ATGGCAGAGACAGTCGATGGCAAGAAGGACGAGGCAGACTATAAGAGACTACACAGCTTTCCTCTCATACGG CACACAGATATGTCTGAGGAGATGCGGGTGGAGACTATGGAGCTCTGCGTTACGGCGTGTGAGAAGTTTGCCACTAATAATGAG AGTGCTGCTAAAATGATAAAGGAGTCAATGGATAAGAAGTTTGGGAGCTCTTGGCATGTGGTGATTGGCGAGGGCTTCGGTTTCGAAATTACGCACGAAGTGAAGAACCTGCTTTACATGTTCTTCGGTGGAGGTTTGGCAGTTTGCGTATGGAAGTGTTCCTAA